From the Planctomycetota bacterium genome, the window GGGCGGAAGTCCTCGGGGCGAAGCTCGGGGAAGGCGAGCAGGAGGTTCGCGAGGTCGCCCTTGGGGTCGATGGCGATGACGGGCACGCCGTCGATGGCGGCTTCTTCGATGAGGTTGATGCACAGCCCGGTCTTGCCGCTGCCGGTCATGCCGACGACGACCGCGTGCGTCACGAGGTCTTTGGCGTCGTAGAGGACGAGATCGTCGGAACGACGTCGCGCCTCGAGGTCGAATGTGCGCCCCAGGTAGAACGTGCCGAGCTGTTCGAAGGACTGCATGCAGGCCTCGCGAGGAGTGGGGGCCGGGCGGGTGATGAGCCAGACGGTAGTGCGCGCGGGCGTGCGCGGGGTGTTGTGGCGGCGCGGCGTGCAAGTGTCATGGGTACAGTCCTTTGCGGGTCGTTCGGCGCGGATTTGTCGCCGAGGCCCGCAACCGGCGGCGTGGTCGCGGGTACACGGAAGACTGGTCGTCCGGGTACGGGGAGAACAACCAGGGGCTTGAGCGGCATGGTTGGTCGAACGGCGGGTGTCATCATGCTGCTGTTCGTGGCGGGCGCCGCGCTCGTCGCGTGCGTGGGGGCGCGGCGTGAGGCCCGCGCGGCGCGCGACGCGCCGGGGGTGCACGCGGGGGCCGTCGAGGTTCCGACGCTTTCGGACACCACGCCGCGCGACTACGCGGGGCTGCACAACGTCGTTGCGTACCACGAGGGGTACTACAGCGGGAGCGTGCCCGAGGGCGACGCGGGGTTCGAGTCGCTGCGCGCGATGGGCGTGCGCACGATCATCAGCGTGGACGGCGCCGAGCCGGAGGTGGAGCGCGCCCGCGCGAAGGGCCTGCGGTACATCCACCTGCCGATCGGGTACGACGGCTTCGAAGAAGACCGGAAGCGCGAGTTGGCCCGGGCGACGCGCGACGCCCTGCGCGAGGGGCCGGTGTACGTGCACTGCCACCACGGCAAGCACCGCAGCGCGGGGGCGGCGGGTGCGGCGGCGGTGTCGCTCGGCTGGGCCACGCCCGAGGAGATGGTCGCGCGGATGAGGGTCTCGGGCACGGCGCCGGAGTACAAGGGGCTGTACTTCTGCGTATCGAGCGCGGACGTGATACCCGAGGCGGAGATCGACCTGATCGATCCGAACTTCCCGGAAGTCTCCCCCCCGCCGAGCTTCGTGCGGGGCATGGTCGAGATCGACACGGTGTTCGAGCACCTGAAGGCGATCGAGAAGGCCGGGTGGCGGGCGCCGACGAACCACCCGGACCTGGTGCCGGCGGCGGAGGCCGGGCGGCTGGCGGATCTCTTCCGCGTGCTGGCGGCCGATCCCGAGTCGACGAAGCACGGGGCGGAGTTCGTGGCGTGGATGCAGGCCGATTCGCGGCGTGCGATGCGCGTCGAGGACATGCTGGCGAAGGTCACGGCGTCGCGCGCGGGCGGGCGCCCGGCGCCGGTCGGCGCGGAGGCGGGCGCGGCGATCTCGGCCGAGTTCAAGTTCATCGCGGCCTCGTGCCGCGACTGTCACCAGCGCTACCGCGACTGACCGGCGGGCGTCGCCCGGGTGGGCGCGGTGGCCGGCGTCGCGCGCGGGGACGTTCGGCGCGCGGCCGGGGTGATGAGCCACAGCGCGATGAGCACGGGCAGCGCGAGGCCGATCGCGGCGCTCCACAGGGCCATGCTGAGCGAGGCCCATGTCTGACCGGCCGCGGGAAGGTCGCTGCGCGTGGCGAAGTGCGCGCTGGCCTGGGCGTACATGAGCACGGCGTTGAGCACTTCGAGCGCGATCTTGGCGAGGCACCAGCGCAGCGCGGCCCGGGGTGCGCCGGGCGTGTGCTTCCACAGGCGACGCCCGAGCACGATCGCCCATGCCCCCAGCCCCAGCGCGCCGAGTTCGCAGATGGTGTCGAGTCCGCGGAGGTGTCGAAGGGACCCGGCGAGGTCGTCGCGCCCGCCGGGCGGAAGGTTCGGCTCGATCCACACGGCCAGCGGCACGTACGCGAGCGCGATCAGCGCGAAGAGCACGCCAGCAACGCCGAGAACGAACAGCAGCACGCCCACGAGCACCGGCCACGCCGGCTTGCGGGGTGCGGATGAGAGCGGCCCCGGTGTGGTGGGGGGCGTGAGGCCGGCGACGAAGCGCGGCGTCGGCGGTTCGGTACGCGGCGTCGCGGGTGATTCTGCGGGCGGGCCGGGGTGCGACTCGGGCCGCGATGCTGTGGGCGGGCCGGGGAGTGGGCCGGGGAGTGGTGGTTCGGACGTCACGCGACCGAGTCTACGGCGGTGCGGCGGGCGGGCGCAGCGCTGCGCTCGGCGAGCGACTACTGCCCCTGCGCCAGGCTGTACCCCTTCACGCCGTCGAAGGTCCGGAGGAGTTCGTACGAACAGACTGTGAAACTCTCGGCGATGCGGTCGAGGAGTGCGATGGCGCGGCTCTGGCCGAAGGTGCCGGGCGTGACGGTTTCCTTCAGTTCGAAGCGGACGCGGTAGTAATCGACGCACTCGGTGAAGACGCTGCCGGTGGGCCACACTTGTGTGCCGCGGTTGGAGATGAGCGTGAGTTTGAACGGCGTGTCGGTGCAGGCGCGTTGCATTTCTTCCGCGAGGCTCATGGGGGCGAGGGGCGAGTCCAGGTAGATGTCGCAGCCGACGACCTGCGTCACGACGTTCTTGAAGGTGCGGATGACCTGCTGGCCCGTGGGGCGCGCCGGGCGGACGAAGCACGTGTCGCTGACGTCGGGGACGGGCACGGCGGGGACGGTCTTGGGCGTGGCACCGAGGTTCTTCTTGATGGCGTTGGTGAACTCGCGCGTGCCGACGGCGGGGCGGGACTTGTCGCCGAAATCGCCGGTGCGCACGCCCGATTCGAGGGTGGCGAGCAGCGCGTTCTCGATGACCGCGGCCTCGCGCCCGAGGCACAAGTGCCGGAGCATCATGAGACCCGAGAGGATGATGCTGGTGGGGTTGGCGATGCCCTTGCCGGCGATGTCGGGCGCGGTGCCGTGGACCGCTTCGAAGATGGAGATGTGATGACCGATGTTGGCGCTGGGGGCGAAGCCCAGCCCGCCGACGAGCCCGGCGCACAGGTCGCTCACGATGTCGCCCTGCAGGTTCGGGAGCACGACCATCTGGTACTGCTGGGGCTTTACAACAAGGTTCATGCACAGCGCGTCGACGATGACATCGCCGGCCTGGATCTCGGGGAAGTCCTTCGACGCCTGGCGGAAGCGGTCGAGGAAGAGCCCGTCGGTCATCTTCATGATGTTCGCCTTGTGCCCGCAGTGGATCGTTGTAAGACCCATCTTGCGGGCGGTCTGGAAGGCGAAGCGCGAGACCTGATCGCAGCCGGGGGCCGAGATGAGGCGCTTGCACTGGATCATGTCGTTCGAGAGGCGGTGCTCGACCCCGCCGTAGGTATCTTCGATGTTCTCGCGGACGATGGCCATGTCGATGGCGAGGCCGGCCTTGGAGTAGACGGTCTCGACGCCCGGGAGAGACTTGAAGACGCGGAGGTTGGCGTAGGCGTTCCAGAGCTTGCGCGCGGTGACGTTGATGGACTTGCCCCCGCCGCCCTTGGGGGTTTCCATCGGGCCTTTGAAGAGGATGCCACAGTCTTCGACGGCGCGGACGGCGTCTTCGGTCATGCCGCGGGTGTTGCCCTTGGCGAAGACGCTCGCGCCCATCTCGACGGGTCGGAAGTCGATGAAGTTGAGCACGCCGGCCTCTTTGAAGAGGTCGAGGGTCGCGTCCACGATCTCGGGCCCGATGCCGTCTCCCGCCGCCAACGCCACGCTCACGCGAGTCGCCATTCGAGGTCATCTCCGGGTCTCCGCCGGTGGGGCGAGAGGGGTGGAAGCGTAGACGCGGCGCGCCCGAGGCCCGGTTTCGGCTACGATGGCCGCCCCGGAGGATCACCATGAGCAAGAAGGCGTCGAAGAAGAAGGCAGCAGCGAAGCGTCCGGCGGCGAAGGCCGCCCGTCCGTCGGCGAAGGCGGCGTCCCGCGGGTCCAAAGCGGCGGGCAAGGCGCGCGCGGGCAAGGCGGCGGGCGGGGCGCGGGGCGGATCAAAGCCCGGCGGTGCCCCCGGTGCGTCGGTGCTGGTGGATCGCGCGGCGGGGTTCTTCGACTTCGCGGTGGGCGTGACGACGAAGTACGCCGAGCCGTTCAACCAGAGCAACGCGACCGCGCAGCCGATGCCCACGTCGAACCACGCGCTGTGGAACCTGGGGCACCTGGCGATCAGCAACCTCTGGTTCGCGAGCCTGATCGACGGGCGTCCGGTCGGCACGACCGACGCGCACGAGCAGATGTTCGGCTCGAAGAGCAAGCCGGTGAACGATCCGAACGCCTACCCGCCGTACGCGGAGGTGAAGGGTCTGTACGACCAGGCGGCGCGGCGCCTGCGCGAGGCCGTCCGGGCGGAATCGCCCGCCGGGCTGCTCGCGCCGTGCGAGACCGACTCGCACGGGTTTTGCACCGACAAGCTGGACGCGGTGCTGAAGGCGGCGTGGCACGAGGGGTGGCACCTCGGGCAGATCGCCGAACTGCGCAAGGCCCTGGGCCTGGTGCCGGCAAAGGCCTAGGCCGGTTCAGTCCCACCACAGCCCGCCGGCGAGGTCGGCAAGCGACTGACGGCCGCCTTGGCGGTTCGCCGTGCCACG encodes:
- a CDS encoding isocitrate/isopropylmalate family dehydrogenase, whose amino-acid sequence is MATRVSVALAAGDGIGPEIVDATLDLFKEAGVLNFIDFRPVEMGASVFAKGNTRGMTEDAVRAVEDCGILFKGPMETPKGGGGKSINVTARKLWNAYANLRVFKSLPGVETVYSKAGLAIDMAIVRENIEDTYGGVEHRLSNDMIQCKRLISAPGCDQVSRFAFQTARKMGLTTIHCGHKANIMKMTDGLFLDRFRQASKDFPEIQAGDVIVDALCMNLVVKPQQYQMVVLPNLQGDIVSDLCAGLVGGLGFAPSANIGHHISIFEAVHGTAPDIAGKGIANPTSIILSGLMMLRHLCLGREAAVIENALLATLESGVRTGDFGDKSRPAVGTREFTNAIKKNLGATPKTVPAVPVPDVSDTCFVRPARPTGQQVIRTFKNVVTQVVGCDIYLDSPLAPMSLAEEMQRACTDTPFKLTLISNRGTQVWPTGSVFTECVDYYRVRFELKETVTPGTFGQSRAIALLDRIAESFTVCSYELLRTFDGVKGYSLAQGQ
- a CDS encoding DinB family protein, with amino-acid sequence MSKKASKKKAAAKRPAAKAARPSAKAASRGSKAAGKARAGKAAGGARGGSKPGGAPGASVLVDRAAGFFDFAVGVTTKYAEPFNQSNATAQPMPTSNHALWNLGHLAISNLWFASLIDGRPVGTTDAHEQMFGSKSKPVNDPNAYPPYAEVKGLYDQAARRLREAVRAESPAGLLAPCETDSHGFCTDKLDAVLKAAWHEGWHLGQIAELRKALGLVPAKA